AAACCAAAGAATACCTTATCACCTGGATCTGCAATGATGGAACAAGTTTATCAAGAGTATCCATCTACTTCTTCACGTTATACGAATTCAGCATCAGTTATCTATGAAGTTGAATCtagcgatgatgatgatgaattaCCGTCgacgtcgtcgtcatcgtctgCACTGTCACATTCTCAATTCTCAAATGCTATGCTTGatccattaaaattaaataaaaacccttATATAGCACCCATGATCCCTCCTCCAATGTGGTGGTGGAGAGTTGATGAGCCTTCTACTCGTAGTTCCGAAATCTACCAAGGAAAAATCGTTTACATTCAAAGCAATCCCAATGAACCTAACCAAATTCACGAGGGAGACattgttattgaaaaatttcctcATCCACAGACACATAAAATTGACACTTCAGCTACTACATACTATGAGCAGCAATTTCCATGGGAAACTcataaaaaaatggtaaaagtgGAAAAATTACTGATTGACAATACCGAATTACCAAAGGTAGTAAAGAGTGCAATATTTGATTCCAATATCTATCCCAGAGAATTCCAACGAACGATAAACCACAATCAAGTAAATTTTCGTAGTACTGTAGAAATTTATGGTAGATTTGCGCACACATCAATCGTTTGCTATCGACCTAATCCAGAAATGTATCCAGACAATATTATTTACTATAGGCGTgaagtgaaaatgaaaaaatcttgCATAATTGAAAAACATAGTCAATTCTATAAGAAGAAATCTAAATTGGCGTGTGCAAATTTTTGCACTACAGTAAAACTTTCGAATAAATTATTGTTGCCAGCTGAAAGACGTCGTTTGAGGCGTTTAATTCGTAATGGAAATCAGGCATCCGGAAAGAGTCAATTTTTCGAGAActtaataatcaaaaatttttgaacaatttaagtgacttttcttatattaaataaattacagttTTTATATAatcatatattttattcaattttttattttattaaaaatattatatcacTATATATTAacatcaataaaaattaattaatgattCTTTAACAGAGTAGgtattatgtacctacataacaATTATCTTGTAGTTAATGTGACGGGAATTATTGCACATGTTTGCTCTttgtttaa
This DNA window, taken from Episyrphus balteatus chromosome 2, idEpiBalt1.1, whole genome shotgun sequence, encodes the following:
- the LOC129912060 gene encoding uncharacterized protein LOC129912060, coding for MDSRVLQVNPIDYSTKPKNTLSPGSAMMEQVYQEYPSTSSRYTNSASVIYEVESSDDDDELPSTSSSSSALSHSQFSNAMLDPLKLNKNPYIAPMIPPPMWWWRVDEPSTRSSEIYQGKIVYIQSNPNEPNQIHEGDIVIEKFPHPQTHKIDTSATTYYEQQFPWETHKKMVKVEKLLIDNTELPKVVKSAIFDSNIYPREFQRTINHNQVNFRSTVEIYGRFAHTSIVCYRPNPEMYPDNIIYYRREVKMKKSCIIEKHSQFYKKKSKLACANFCTTVKLSNKLLLPAERRRLRRLIRNGNQASGKSQFFENLIIKNF